From a single Anomaloglossus baeobatrachus isolate aAnoBae1 chromosome 4, aAnoBae1.hap1, whole genome shotgun sequence genomic region:
- the LOC142302947 gene encoding olfactory receptor 2D2-like has protein sequence MNSRETATITSSYRLDPAFAIVDFIRSVWVWGVRPVPQEHNRTVESTFYLLGIQSSHHLTMLLFCLLLVIYCVTICGNLLIITLVSTSKNLHTPMYFFISQLSISDILLPTDIVPNLLHILLNNGATITFIYCITQFYFFSASEVFECYLLTVMSYDRYVAICNPLRYTSIMTSAHCIIMAAMCWVLGFSVALSDCIAISVLKFCGPNVIDHFFCDLVPLVELACSSTYTIELQVYIICFLALFVPLTIIIVSYVNIIVTILRFQSNISRQKAFSTCSSHLIVVTIFYITLLSVYLFPKGGQNLNLSKFLALLYTVCTPLINPIIYSLRNKDIKKSLQEIINKCVTKNNP, from the exons ATGAATAGCAGAGAAACTGCAACTATCACATCATCATATCGTTTAGATCCAGCTTTTGCCATAGTGGATTTCATTAGATCAGTCTGGGTTTGGGGTGTCAGACCTGTTCCACAG GAGCACAATAGAACTGTCGAGTCCACTTTTTACCTTTTAGGAATTCAAAGCAGCCATCATTTAACTATGCTCCTATTCTGTCTTCTCCTGGTGATTTACTGTGTGACAATCTGTGGGAACCTCCTGATCATCACCCTGGTGTCCACCAGCAAGAACCTCCACACTCCGATGTACTTCTTCATCTCACAACTATCCATCAGTGACATCTTGTTACCCACAGATATTGTCCCCAATCTGCTCCATATTCTTCTAAATAATGGAGCGACCATTACTTTCATATATTGCATAACTCAGTTTTACTTTTTTAGTGCCTCAGAAGTATTTGAATGTTACCTCCTTACAGTGATGTCTTATGATCGATACGTGGCCATCTGTAATCCTCTCCGTTATACTTCTATCATGACAAGTGCCCATTGTATAATAATGGCCGCCATGTGTTGGGTGTTGGGTTTTTCAGTTGCATTGAGTGACTGCATAGCAATATCAGTCCTGAAGTTTTGTGGACCCAATGTCATTGACCATTTTTTCTGTGATCTGGTTCCTCTGGTAGAATTAGCCTGTTCTAGTACTTATACTATTGAGTTACAGGTTTATATAATATGTTTCCTAGCACTATTCGTCCCGCTCACAATAATTATTGTTTCTTATGTTAATATCATTGTCACCATTTTACGATTTCAGTCCAATATCAGTAGacagaaagccttctccacctgcagctcccacctcattGTAGTCACAATATTCTACATTACTTTATTAAGTGTTTATCTGTTTCCAAAAGGAGGACAAAACTTAAATCTTAGCAAATTCCTCGcactactatatactgtgtgtactccATTGATCAACCCTATTATATACAGTCTGAGAAATAAAGACATCAAAAAGTCTCTACAGGAAATAATTAACAAATGTGTAACAAAAAATAATCcataa